The DNA window CGCCGGACGTCACCATGCCCCGCGGACCGAAGCGGGTGACCGCATGAGCCTGCGCGAGGCGACCGTCGCCGACCTCGACGGCATCATGGCCATCGAGCGGATGTCCTTCCTCGGTGACGCCTGGTCGACCGCGGTCATGGAGGCCGACATCGCCTCCCCGCACACCTGGTACGTCGTGTGGGAGGAGGGGGCCGGCATCCGCGGCTACGCCGGTCTGCGCGCGCCCGCGGGCTCCGCGGACGCCGACGTGCAGACCATCGCGCTCGCCGCCGACGCCCGCGGCCGCGGACAGGGCCGCGCCCTCCTCCGCGCGCTGCTCTCCGAGGCGACCCGGCGCGGCGCGCGCGAGGTGTTCCTCGACGTGCGCGA is part of the Microbacterium lemovicicum genome and encodes:
- the rimI gene encoding ribosomal protein S18-alanine N-acetyltransferase, whose translation is MSLREATVADLDGIMAIERMSFLGDAWSTAVMEADIASPHTWYVVWEEGAGIRGYAGLRAPAGSADADVQTIALAADARGRGQGRALLRALLSEATRRGAREVFLDVRDDNTAAQSLYVSEGFVPIGRRPNYYPADGGVDAIVMKLELRGWVAHHARTDAAAPGQEWCT